From a single Eschrichtius robustus isolate mEscRob2 unplaced genomic scaffold, mEscRob2.pri scaffold_651, whole genome shotgun sequence genomic region:
- the LOC137758021 gene encoding protein SET-like, with product MAPKHQFSLPPQAKKPKKPRRTPASRPEETSASPNLPKEEEEQQEAVEHVDEVQNEIDRLNEQASEEILKVEQKYNKLRQPFFQKRSELMAKIPNFGVTTFVRHPQVSALLGEEDEEVLHYLTRVDVTEFEDSKSGYRIDFYFDENPYFENKVLSKEFHLNESGDPSSKSTEIKWKSGKDLTKRASQTQNKASRKRQHEEPESFFTWFTDHSDAGADELGEVIKDGIWPNPLQYHLVPDMDDEEGEGEEDDDDDEEEEGLEDIDEEGDKDEGR from the coding sequence ATGGCCCCCAAACACCAGTTTTCACTTCCACCCCAAGCAAAGAAACCAAAGAAACCGAGACGGACTCCTGCCTCCAGGCCAGAGGAAACGTCTGCTTCTCCGAACTTGCcgaaggaagaagaagaacagCAAGAAGCAGTTGAACATGTTGATGAAGTACAAAATGAAATAGACAGACTTAACGAACAAGCCAGTGAGGAGATTTTGAAAGTAGAACAGAAATATAACAAACTCCGCCAACCATTTTTTCAGAAGAGGTCGGAATTGATGGCCAAAATCCCAAATTTTGGGGTAACAACATTTGTTCGCCATCCACAAGTGTCTGCACTGCTTggggaggaggatgaagaggTGCTGCATTATTTGACAAGAGTCGACGTGACAGAATTTGAAGATAGTAAATCAGGTTAcagaatagatttttattttgatgaaaaccCTTACTTCGAAAATAAAGTTCTCTCCAAAGAATTTCATCTGAATGAGAGTGGTGATCCATCTTCAAAGTCCACTGAAATCAAATGGAAATCTGGAAAGGATCTGACAAAACGTGCAAGTCAAACGCAGAATAAAGCCAGCAGGAAGAGACAGCATGAGGAGCCAGAAAGCTTCTTCACCTGGTTTACTGATCATTCTGATGCAGGTGCAGATGAGTTAGGAGAGGTCATCAAAGATGGTATTTGGCCAAATCCATTACAGTACCACTTGGTTCCGGACATGGAtgatgaggaaggggaaggagaagaagatgatgatgatgatgaagaggaagaaggactGGAAGATATTGATGAAGAAGGGGATAAGGATGAAGGAAGATGA
- the LOC137758017 gene encoding protein SET-like: MAPKHQFSLPPQAKKPKKPRRTPASRPEETSASPNLPKEEEEQQEAVEHVDEVQNEIDRLNEQASEEILKVEQKYNKLRQPFFQKRSELMAKIPNFGVTTFVRHPQVSALLGEEDEEVLHYLTRVDVTEFEDSKSGYRIDFYFDENPYFENKVLSKEFHLNESGDPSSKSTEIKWKSGKDLTKRASQTQNKASRKRQHEEPESFFTWFTDHSDAGADELGEVIKDGIWPNPLQYHLVPDMDDEEGEGEEDDDDDEEEEGLEDIDEEGDKDEGR, encoded by the coding sequence ATGGCCCCCAAACACCAGTTTTCACTTCCACCCCAAGCAAAGAAACCAAAGAAACCGAGACGGACTCCTGCCTCCAGGCCAGAGGAAACGTCTGCTTCTCCGAACTTGCcgaaggaagaagaagaacagCAAGAAGCAGTTGAACATGTTGATGAAGTACAAAATGAAATAGACAGACTTAACGAACAAGCCAGTGAGGAGATTTTGAAAGTAGAACAGAAATATAACAAACTCCGCCAACCATTTTTTCAGAAGAGGTCGGAATTGATGGCCAAAATCCCAAATTTTGGGGTAACAACATTTGTTCGCCATCCACAAGTGTCTGCACTGCTTggggaggaggatgaagaggTGCTGCATTATTTGACAAGAGTCGACGTGACAGAATTTGAAGATAGTAAATCAGGTTAcagaatagatttttattttgatgaaaaccCTTACTTCGAAAATAAAGTTCTCTCCAAAGAATTTCATCTGAATGAGAGTGGTGATCCATCTTCAAAGTCCACTGAAATCAAATGGAAATCCGGAAAGGATCTGACAAAACGTGCAAGTCAAACGCAGAATAAAGCCAGCAGGAAGAGACAGCATGAGGAGCCAGAAAGCTTCTTCACCTGGTTTACTGATCATTCTGATGCAGGTGCAGATGAGTTAGGAGAGGTCATCAAAGATGGTATTTGGCCAAATCCATTACAGTACCACTTGGTTCCGGACATGGAtgatgaggaaggggaaggagaagaagatgatgatgatgatgaagaggaagaaggactGGAAGATATTGATGAAGAAGGGGATAAGGATGAAGGAAGATGA
- the LOC137758013 gene encoding protein SET-like translates to MAPKHQFSLPPQAKKPKKPRRTPASRPEETSASPNLPKEEEEQQEAVEHVDEVQNEIDRLNEQASEEILKVEQKYNKLRQPFFQKRSELMAKIPNFGVTTFVHHPQVSALLGEEDEEVLHYLTRVDVTEFEDSKSGYRIDFYFDENPYFENKVLSKEFHLNESGDPSSKSTEIKWKSGKDLTKRASQTQNKASRKRQHEEPESFFTWFTDHSDAGADELGEVIKDGIWPNPLQYHLVPDMDDEEGEGEEDDDDDEEEEGLEDIDEEGDKDEGR, encoded by the coding sequence ATGGCCCCCAAACACCAGTTTTCACTTCCACCCCAAGCAAAGAAACCAAAGAAACCGAGACGGACTCCTGCCTCCAGGCCAGAGGAAACGTCTGCTTCTCCGAACTTGCcgaaggaagaagaagaacagCAAGAAGCAGTTGAACATGTTGATGAAGTACAAAATGAAATAGACAGACTTAACGAACAAGCCAGTGAGGAGATTTTGAAAGTAGAACAGAAATATAACAAACTCCGCCAACCATTTTTTCAGAAGAGGTCGGAATTGATGGCCAAAATCCCAAATTTTGGGGTAACAACATTTGTTCACCATCCACAAGTGTCTGCACTGCTTggggaggaggatgaagaggTGCTGCATTATTTGACAAGAGTCGACGTGACAGAATTTGAAGATAGTAAATCAGGTTAcagaatagatttttattttgatgaaaaccCTTACTTCGAAAATAAAGTTCTCTCCAAAGAATTTCATCTGAATGAGAGTGGTGATCCATCTTCAAAGTCCACTGAAATCAAATGGAAATCTGGAAAGGATCTGACAAAACGTGCAAGTCAAACGCAGAATAAAGCCAGCAGGAAGAGACAGCATGAGGAGCCAGAAAGCTTCTTCACCTGGTTTACTGATCATTCTGATGCAGGTGCAGATGAGTTAGGAGAGGTCATCAAAGATGGTATTTGGCCAAATCCATTACAGTACCACTTGGTTCCGGACATGGAtgatgaggaaggggaaggagaagaagatgatgatgatgatgaagaggaagaaggactGGAAGATATTGATGAAGAAGGGGATAAGGATGAAGGAAGATGA